One window from the genome of Spirochaeta isovalerica encodes:
- a CDS encoding TetR family transcriptional regulator, translating to MAAKEKLLYAASRLFEEKGYSGTTTAAVAAMAGVAEVTLFRHFNNKETLFRETVKQIQGSVILEISDTEGNPGLRDGLCHFAKTLCRYFIEQNRTIRMMLFESIRNPELKDLLKDGPMRSVTRLENFFSYHISQGRLPSGDPRIYADSLISLVFGYAIGLVSLKEKQDINSELEYLEDIITTAFLPELKQ from the coding sequence GTGGCGGCTAAAGAAAAACTGCTTTATGCGGCATCGCGGCTATTTGAAGAAAAGGGCTATTCGGGTACGACAACAGCTGCTGTTGCCGCAATGGCCGGTGTTGCGGAAGTGACCCTGTTCCGTCATTTCAATAACAAGGAAACTCTCTTCAGGGAGACGGTAAAACAGATCCAGGGCTCGGTTATTCTGGAAATCTCCGATACCGAAGGCAATCCGGGCTTGCGCGATGGTCTGTGTCATTTCGCAAAAACTCTCTGCCGTTACTTTATTGAGCAGAACCGGACGATCCGCATGATGCTCTTCGAATCGATCAGAAATCCGGAACTGAAGGATCTGCTAAAAGATGGTCCGATGCGCAGCGTGACCCGTCTGGAAAATTTTTTCTCCTATCATATTTCGCAGGGGAGATTACCATCAGGAGATCCCCGTATCTATGCCGATTCTCTGATCAGTCTTGTTTTCGGCTACGCAATCGGCCTGGTCTCTCTGAAAGAAAAACAGGATATCAACTCTGAACTCGAATATCTGGAAGATATTATCACCACAGCCTTTCTACCCGAGTTAAAACAATAA
- a CDS encoding HXXEE domain-containing protein codes for MKLKEYYNWLKENWANTGLLLAFYLTIFLVVFVRKSNFAVFLILLQTPLYMLHQAEEYIFPGGFGPFFNRDIFGVEQDNEPIGSGFIFAINMSYIWILLPLFGFLSVLNPELGLWIPYFTIFAGVSHIALAIKARKLYNPGLIVSLLLNIPVGTAVVLYFMRAGYIDSFFINIHFPIGLGLNLLLPVIGSILYKSYKKKVQ; via the coding sequence ATGAAATTAAAGGAATACTACAACTGGCTTAAGGAAAACTGGGCCAATACCGGACTGTTGCTTGCTTTTTATCTGACGATCTTTCTCGTCGTGTTCGTCAGAAAATCCAATTTCGCCGTGTTTCTCATTCTGCTTCAGACACCACTCTACATGCTTCACCAAGCGGAGGAGTATATCTTCCCCGGCGGTTTCGGTCCCTTTTTCAACAGAGATATCTTCGGGGTGGAGCAGGATAACGAACCGATAGGCTCCGGTTTCATCTTTGCCATCAATATGTCCTATATCTGGATACTGCTGCCCTTATTCGGTTTTTTGTCAGTGCTTAATCCGGAACTGGGATTATGGATTCCCTATTTCACCATCTTCGCCGGTGTTTCCCATATCGCCCTGGCGATTAAGGCGCGAAAGCTCTACAACCCCGGCCTTATCGTCAGCCTGCTTCTGAATATACCGGTGGGAACAGCCGTTGTCCTTTACTTCATGAGGGCCGGATACATCGACAGCTTCTTTATCAACATTCATTTCCCCATTGGACTGGGATTAAATCTGCTTCTTCCTGTAATAGGCTCAATTCTCTATAAAAGCTACAAGAAGAAGGTACAATGA